The Rosa rugosa chromosome 1, drRosRugo1.1, whole genome shotgun sequence genomic sequence GAGGATCGTATGGAATTAAATATATAGCTGTATAGACCACGACACGTATTAAAGAACTAGGCGTCTCTAAACCAATCAGAGAATAATCACACTTAATACTTCTTGACATACCACAAACACACAATAACCACCATTAGTACGTACCCTGAACCTATCACCATATGAGTAGAGCAAAAAAACGATAACAATGCCGACTTTAACAGCATGAAACCACTAGAAAGACCAAAACATTATCGATGTCATGACTAACCACGGATCACAGTGATGACATTTCGCATTAAAAAGCGGGTATCAGCAGATAAAACAACATGCTGGCACAAAAGTTTACACTAATAGTTCAGACTTATCGCGCAAGCATGGATCGAAAGAGAGCATGAGGTCCTATTCTATGGTTCTATCATGAACGAGAAAAAAAGTGACGAAAGCCTCACATTTGAATCATCGTTGTGCTCGTCACCAGTAGCATTCTGTTCAATCTCCGCCTCCTGTTCATCTGTCCACAATATCTCACAAACTTAGAAGCCAAACAATAATCGAAATCAATGAATTAAACACAAAGCCAATCCCTAATTGAATCCAATTTCGAATTACGAAAACCAAATTTCCAACTCAAAACCCTAACGGGAGCGAGAGAATGGGGACTGACCGTGATTAGGCGCGGGAAGGGCATTAACGGTATTCGCCGGCGAGAAGAAGGAGGTGAAAAGCCGAGTGGCGCCGCCGGAGATGAGCCGATAAGCGGGATCAACGACGCTGGACAGCCACCGCCGCTTGCCTCGCTCGGCTGGGTTCGGAGGCGGACGGGAGTAAGGAGTCGTCGGCGGCTTGCGGGACGGCGGCTTCTTCAGTTTGCCTCCGGCGCCGGCGCCTCTCGCGGCGTAGAAGCCCCTGGACGGTGTCGTTTCGTCGTCCATGGGCTCTGTGTCTCGGTTTGTGTGCAGAGGGGGACTGTCGTCTCTAGTAATATGGAGTGTTCGCTTTTAAGCGCGCCGCTTTTGACtttgcttttattttctttcccgTTTTCGACGGTGAAGAGATGAGAAGCGGAGATTTGAGTTAGCGCACGTGCTTGGGGTGTGACTCGGATTATTAGATTTTATCTGAATTATGACACTGTGtgtaaatttaattaaatgttGAGAGAGTATCTTTGGTATTGTGAATGAGTTATGAGTATGTGTTTTttgttatgaatttttttttttttttatgacagttATGAAATTTTTTATTCATGTAACAAGTTTGTACGATCGTTCTAGTGAagatctttcttcttttttaaataattttttgttgCCATTTTATTATTCTCGTACTTTACTGAGAGTGTGAATGATTATGAAAAGTGTTCTGTCGTAATTAAAAGGCAGTACTTTTACTTACAACTGAGGAACACTAAAGAATCGggtttgattcttttttttttttttttaaataccacACTTTtgtctgatatatatatatatatatatatattttttttttaaaaaaaaaaccccaccccattcccacccttgatggggctcgaactcctgacctcttatatatgagaccaaagccttaccaccccaccaaacacacacaccccacTTTTGTCTGATATATGTTTAAACAGAAGTCTATCGCACCAATCcaatgaaaaaatgaaaaatatttatttccacTAATTGGGGCTTATAATGGGCAAATCCTAATGTACAATTGTACATGCTCTTTTATGATATGTTGTTATTCAATAAGTTtcgagaaattttattcacacatagCAAAATACTAGATACACATCCTTTTTTTCATACACCCAATATCAGATTTTATGGGTATGTTAAATTACCAAAATAGACATATaaatcaaaaataaagaaacatagTTAGAATATACTATCCCGCTTTagagttttcttcttctttaagcGAATAACGTGAATGAACAAACTTAGAACCCTAGTTAGAAACAGTTAACGACACGGATCGATGAACATCCATAGTTCTAAAGAAAATTATCAATAGCGTAATGGATACTGATATTGGTGTTTCTCAGCCCTCAATTGAGGTACGACTTCTCTCCTTCTCTATCTTTGATTGAATTTTATCTTTGATTGAATTTTATCTACTACGAATTTTATCTCATTCTCTCCTTCGTATTTCAATTGTTGTTAAATGATGGGCACTCTGTTTTGTTAGATGATCCTGCAAGTAATGTAGATATAAGATATCATAGAGTTGGGTGCTTTCGATCTCAAATCGAGAAAGCTTCTTGCTTCTTTTTATGACTATTGCAGGAAGCGAACATAGTTAATTCATATGATTTTACTTTAACTATCTTCTTGGTCAAGATATTGGAAGCTTTTGGCAATTAGATACTGGAACGGTTTACTTTTTTGGTTTGATCCTTGATCCTATTTTCCTTttcgatgaaaaaaaaaaactacagtaATAAGCAGCAGGGTTTAGCAGCATTAGAGTGACCAAGATAGTCAACTATGAGCTTCAAGTACTAACACAATAATTATGGCGTGTTTTGAGTTTTCAACTTGTCATAAACTATGCTCTTGCATTATTAAGAAGATTCAAACTCTTTACTTATTTTAACTTTTGTAAATCCCAGGCTAAAGTCCAGCATGGTGATGACTCTACTAGATATAAAGGAATTAGAGTAGATTGTTCACGTGATTATACCAATGAGTTCACAACGCACCAGGTAATAtttcattcagtttgatttaaATTATTAATGGACCTTATTAAGGTTGGATTACAAATTAAATGTGTTGCTTTGTGCAGATTTTTGAAAGTAAGGCTGCATTACTTCAATGGATCTATACAACGGGAAAGAAAAACAATTGTGTGATTGTGATTGAGAGGTCTGATTCAGCAAATTGGGGTAATAAGAAAAGGAAACCAAAAATAAGATTTTGTTGTGAGAGAAGTGGCAAATACAGAAAGTTTGCAAGGGAAGCTTTGCAACAACAGCCGGGTGGGAAATGTTTATTAGGGATTGGAATAGCTGGGTGGATTCCATCACTGAGGATGATTATTTGAGGAGCCTTGCAACTCTTGAATCAAAATATTTTGCATATCCTAAAGAGATAAATTACTTGAAGACCAATTGGCTGATTAAGTATAAGGAAATGTTTGTTGCAGCATGGACAAACAAATACATGCATCTTGGTGCGAGAACTTCTAATCGGTAATAGTTATGTATTGTCTTATTCCAATATTTATCTTGATGCCTTTGCTTAATTTACTCAACGATTCATCTTTTGACTAGGGCGGAGAGTGCACATACAAAGCTTAAGCGAGAGCTTAAGTCTTCACAACTTGACTTTAGTGTATCATGGGAGCATATTCACTCTTTACTGTGTTTACATCACATTGAAGTTAAGGCTTCATTTGAAAAGAGTAGATGCTTTGTGCAACACGAGTTTAGGCATGCATACTTGAGGGATTTGATAGGATTCGTGTCCATCTCTGCGTTGAACAAGATCGTGTGTGAAGCGAACAGGTAGCTCAATATTAATTGTCTTTAATTGTGTGATATATTTTATTCATGTTACAGactatattaatttatttattacacAGTGCTGAATATATTGGATCAGAATCACTTGCATTATGCAATTGTGATATTCGCAAAACGCACGGGTTGCCTTGTGCACATGAGATAGCTGAATATAAGCGTTGTGATCGTCCCATACCAATATCATCTGTGCACCGCCATTGGAGAAAGTTAGAGATCAGAACAACTGTGGAAGACTCGGAAGTACATGAAAAGGTTCCTGTAAAAGCACATTTAGATCGATTAGCAGAGTGGGCCGAAGTACAAGATGAGGAAACAAAACGTCAAATCTTGGTGAAGATCGATGAGTTGATGAATCCAGGTTGTACCTTACTTAGGGAACCAGCTGAAAAGACAAAAACCAATGGTCGTCCAAATAAAGTAGACACTAGTACTCATCGTTGGCCATCCGGGTTTGAGATTGTAGATGCATTGTTATCGGAGCGCGACAATCATTCTTCAGTACCAACTGCTCCAAAGGTATCAAGAACATCGCATACAAAGAAAGCAAATGGTCAAGTTGAGAAAACTAAGGTATGATACAAATAAAGTAATGTTTTGTTTGAGTTTGATAATAGTTTATTAGTTATGATATATCTACTTGTACAGCCAAACAAGCCAACTTCAAAAGATCCAAGGTTTGAGGTAACTCAAAAGTATACAGGGCAGTTCATCTTTGGTATGAGGCAATATATTACTGGTTCAATGGACGTTGAAGCTGATGGTAATTGTGGTTTTAGAGTTGTGGCAGCAGCTTTGGGTTTTGGTAGAAAACATTGGCGTAAAGTGAGAATTGATTTAATAAATGAGTTAAAAGGCAGGCCTGATCTTTATGAAGGTCTCTATGGAGGACAATATGGAGTTGAGAAACTTCATCAACGACTCAACCATTCTGCATCTAGTATTGCacctaaaacaaaatagatgGATCTTTCAGACATGGGGCATTTAATAGCAACTTGTTATGGAGTAGTGGTTGTGAACTTATCAAATGGTCAATGCTTTACATTTCTCCCACTATGTGAGTACATTGAGGGAAAACTAATGGAAGCAGATCTACGTGAGATATGCATTGGATTTGTGAATAGTAATCACTTTGTGCAGGTAAAAAGTAGCATACATTAATTGTGTATATAATTTTTATAGATATAACTTTAGATCACTAATGAAATTTCTTATTACTTTGCAGATATGCTTATTGCCAGGGCACCCACTGCCACCAGTTCCACCAAATTGGATTAATCATGCTGATAACACAACTAAGAGTTTGTACTTGAAATATCAAGATCGCTTCCAGCAATATAACCAGTTGCCGCATCCTGAAAGAGTAGCCAATATATCCTTAGAAATTATGGAActtggtgatgatgatgaaactACTCAACTTGGTGATGTTAATCTGTCTGGCAAAGACAATACAATGCATCTTGGCGATGATTGAATTGTTTTGAGATTTACTCAGTTGGATTGTTAGAGACTAATAAATTAGAACTATAACTTCAATATATTTAACAATTGTACTTGtgtagctttttaatttttagCTTGAACTGAGCATCAATATTTTGCCACCATTTTGTTCTCTTTGTAGAACCATATGAATTGTGTTTGCAATGGTTCTCTTTGTAGAACCATTTTGTTCTCTTTATTCTTTTACATATAAATGTTTTTTCTCTACAGGCCTCTTATTATGAACTTTCAGTGAAGTCTCAAtcgaaaacaaacaaataacaaaacttTAACAGAGAATGCACTATCCTCTTTTTGGCTCAATTCTCATCGCTCCCGAAAAGCTTGATTCTCGACAATGGCTTCATCAAGTATCCATCCACCTCAAACTTCTTCGGCGAAAGCTGCCGGTACTTATCAAACTGCTCCTTGGCCTCTTCATTCCTCTCAAGCAAGCTGTAAATCATTCCCCTACAAAAATAAGGCCGAAAGTCTTTGGGATCCTCCTTCACCAACTCATTGTAGCTACTCAACGCGTCGTCCACTTTCTTCTGCAGGTACTGTACCTGCGCCATTATCAGCTTCACATCCCTGGCCTCCTTGGCCTTGTTCTCCTCctccgccaccgccaccgcctcTTCCAGCCTCCTTGACCATTTGTTTGTTCTTATCGAgaatgtaatatatatatatatatatatatatatatatatatatatatatatatatatacagcaaggatctgaagaggacgtccgtgcAATTGTAATTTTGCGGATATGAAGCGTTAGCCGTTGGATGGTACAAATGACATCCAATGGTTCGCGACGGTCAACAAGTGCGGGCCAAGTTCTATccgcttcttttttttctttttcttttttgaggacGTTCTATCCgcttcttttgttcttttgtgaACTTCATTCactcttcaatccttctctctcaCTCGGGAACTATCGATCTTTTAGAACCATGACAAAACCACCGACTCATCCTTTAGCCTCTCAACTGAGGATCATGCTAGCCATTTGAGGAGTATTTTAtttctcttttgtttctttttatctGGGTTAGTACTGATCTACTCTTGGAAATTTCCCACAATTGTCCTGATTATGGAAAGATTTACTGGGGATAAGGGTTCTTCTCTATCATggagttttaattttttatttcacaAGATTAATGATCTTTAGCGGCTCTATTTCTCCTTCTTTCCTCTCCTCTTTCTTTACtcttttgttgtttctttttcgTTCTTTCAGATTAATAGCTCAAAACTGACATCGATCCAAACCCATCATCCCTCATCCCAACTCGAAAACGATCTGAATGGAAATTTTCTACTTCAAAGCTGTAAGGCccatcatctctctttccaTCCATGCATGAAGAGTTTGGCTTATACCCAATCTCATGTCCAGAAGAAAAACAAACTTTTGCTTTTGCCTGGCACAATTTTTGCGTTCAAATTGAATcaaaagaaaacatacaaaaACTAAAAAGCTAATCCCAAATTTGAGATTGAAAGAATTTGTATCTGACAGCAAAAACCATACAGAGCCCATCCCAAATTGTCATTGGTTCATAAAGAAACAAACAGAGTCATATACAGTCTATTTCAAACGTTTCAGTGCCTCCTAGCCCGCTGAAGAAAAGCACAGAAAGAAAGCTTTTACTCGGAGCCCACTTAACTCAGTGAGTCACAGCTACCGATTCACCATGGAAGGTCAAGAAGGGACTCAGCAATCTTATCTCCAGCTAGCGAACAAGTTCTTCCTTCTCTCGCACCCAGACGTTCAAAACATTGAAAAGGTTCGGCTCAAAAGGAGGTTTTCAACACCATCAAAGGTTCAAAGCCGATTGTAAATCAAATCGATGAATTTCACCGATTGTTACTGGCTTTTGCTTTTACTCTGGTTTTGTGTCGTTGAGAGTGGACTGAGGAGACTGGATTTTGGGAATAGAGACGCATACTTGTTTGGGTGCTTTCATTTTAAACCGTTGGTCATCAATTAAAACAGCCAACGGCTGTGATTGATTCGTCCGCATTTTCTTAGTTtcacggacgtcctcttcagatccttgctgtatatatatatatatatatatataatttttttttttttcaagttaagatggtatatataaaaaaaagaggATGTGTATTTAATGAATAAGTATTGTGTATTGTGAATGAGGGTAGTTTAGGAAGTCTGGGGTTGTGTATCTAGTAAaatgttaaaataaaaaagttaatagaatgtgtattaagtaagagatgtgtatctagtattttgcaatgtgttaataaaatttctcataaGTTTCAGAGAGTTCTtagaaagacaaaaaaaaaaaaacttaagccCATAATATGCCCTTAAgcagttaagctcatttgaccCATCTACTGTGAAGATCTTCTCTCTTATCACTTCATATAGCCCATCACAAGATTCTGACCGAGTCCTTCAAGGCCCAGAGTAAAACATTCCAGTATTCCACTGCAGCTTCCTATTCACATTTCTTCTTGTATGCATATGGCTAATTGGCTATGGCTATCCCCCAACCATTCTGGCTGCATCAAACAATCACACATTATCTCCATCCTCCATGATAAATTGACACCCCATATATACCATCTATATAGTTAGGGCTGCCAAAACCAAGCCAAATTGTTCATGGTTGGCTTGAGCTTGATTGATATAGGCTTAAAGTTGTATAGATCATTTGTACCAAAAAAGTTGTATAGATCATCCTAGTACATTATTTCCTTGAACTAACTATAACCATCTGATCAACAAGCAAAAGGAATCCCCTTTTTGGCAAATCTGAGGCCATATCTCAGCACCCAAGTTTGCCGTCAACTACTCCTTACTTCCATTATTGGTATATACCTTATTTTGCCTTTTTAGGCTTTAATGGTACACCACTAAACCTGGTGCATGTAATTCTATTAGGAAGAAAAGGATGGAGAAGTATAATGACACTACACAACGACCTTAATAATGGCTGCAGTGACAAGCACCTGATAATAGTTCCAAAACTGATTGTCTTTGATCTGCACACACTTTAGGTAAAACAAATCTTCAAAGCTATATGTAGCTTCTTCCCCCCTAATCTCATATGTTTAGTTTGTGATCAAGTACATAGTATTAACCTCATTATGAAGCTAGGTCTGTACCCGTACAGCAGCATCAAGAATAATGCAGTAGTGGAACTGTAACATGGTAATCACTAATGGAAATTCCTGACAGTAGAGGAAGAGAATCAAGTTCTTGCTAATCGAAATGAACCGAGTAATGTGACAGCTGGGGCACGCCGATAGGCCCTCTTCTTTCGATCATTTCACAACATCACTAGTACTAATTAGCTAGTACTACTCTTCATGACAGAAACCGGTTTTGGCTCTCCTACAGTGAATTGCCCTTTACCTTGCTTTAGTCAACAATGACAAGAAATCAGTGCATTATGGTTTAGCAGTCATTCGAAGTCCCCAAGCTAACTTTTTGAATTCTCATCACTTAATATCAATTATAACATGTCATGAGAAATCTTGTTCACGTACTCAATAGATTTTCTTACTTATTTATACTCAACTGTCTATATGAAGTAAATAAATTCATTTCAACTAATAACTCATTATTCTTCACTATATATTGGATATAAATCAATGGCAGTTGAGTACGTACAACTCGGTAAGAAATTCATTTCAGTAGGTGAACCGGACTAAATGTCATGATTATATATGGAGGCTGTGAGTAATTTTTGTCAAGTTGTGAAACATAAAAGCGATCAAGGAACAGAATTTTGCTGGAAACGTTCAGTATTCTTGTTTCTAGTCACCCAAATTCTAATGGTGTATATATAAATAGTACTTGTAACAGCACCCATCCATTATTGTCCTCTTCTCAGCATAATTTTTCTACATGAATCAAATCCATCAATCAAAATCCATTACCTAACTGGCTCCACGCCTCCACGGTCCAGCTTACTTGTACGTTCCAGCTATTCTTGTGCTCTAGCTTAAACTAGTTGCTGATATAGCAAACCTAAGCCAGAGCTACAACAAgccttagctagctagctagctagcccaCATGGGCTTTGATCATAAAGCTTGGAGATTCCTTTCTTGTCAGAAATCACTTCCCTAAGTTCACTCGCCGCTTAAAATGGTGCTATATAAGTTTCCAACCAAGAGTGACACAAACCAAGAGTTTCACAAAATGGAAAGTGGAGTAAAAGGTCTAGAATTCAAAGATGAGCCAAGAGATGCTTACAAGGTTGCTTACGTTATTCACTTCTTGCTCGGAGCAGGCAATTTGCTTCCTTGGAATGCATTCATC encodes the following:
- the LOC133726936 gene encoding uncharacterized protein LOC133726936, which translates into the protein MDTDIGVSQPSIEAKVQHGDDSTRYKGIRVDCSRDYTNEFTTHQIFESKAALLQWIYTTGKKNNCVIVIERSDSANWAGWEMFIRDWNSWVDSITEDDYLRSLATLESKYFAYPKEINYLKTNWLIKYKEMFVAAWTNKYMHLGARTSNRAESAHTKLKRELKSSQLDFSVSWEHIHSLLCLHHIEVKASFEKSRCFVQHEFRHAYLRDLIGFVSISALNKIVCEANSAEYIGSESLALCNCDIRKTHGLPCAHEIAEYKRCDRPIPISSVHRHWRKLEIRTTVEDSEVHEKVPVKAHLDRLAEWAEVQDEETKRQILVKIDELMNPGCTLLREPAEKTKTNGRPNKVDTSTHRWPSGFEIVDALLSERDNHSSVPTAPKVSRTSHTKKANGQVEKTKPNKPTSKDPRFEVTQKYTGQFIFGMRQYITGSMDVEADGNCGFRVVAAALGFGRKHWRKVRIDLINELKGRPDLYEGLYGGQYGVEKLHQRLNHSASSIAPKTK